The following proteins are co-located in the Ailuropoda melanoleuca isolate Jingjing chromosome 13, ASM200744v2, whole genome shotgun sequence genome:
- the EXOC7 gene encoding exocyst complex component 7 isoform X6, translating into MIPPQEASARRREIEDKLKQEEETLSFIRDSLEKSDQLTKNMVSILSSFESRLMKLENSIIPVHKQTENLQRLQENVEKTLSCLDHVISYYHVASDTEKIIREGPAGRLEEYLGSMAKIQKAVEYFQDNSPDSPELNKVKLLFERGKESLESEFRSLMTRHSKVVSPVLILDLMSGEDELEAQEEVSLEHLPEGVLQDVTRISRWLVEYGRNQDFMNVYYQIRSSQLDRSIKGLKEHFRKSSSSSGVPYSPAIPNKRKDTPTKKPIKRPGHEHDFRVKHLSEALNDKHGLLAGRDDTLDVETDAYIHCVSAFVKLAQSEYQLLTDVIPEHHQKKTFDSLIQDALDGLMLEGENIVSAARKAIIRHDFSAVLTVFPILRHLKQTKPEFDQVLQGTAASTKNKLPGLITSMETVGAKALEDFADNIKNDPDKEYNMPKDGTVHELTSNAILFLQQLLDFQETAGAMLASQETSSSATSYSSEFSKRLLSTYICKVLGNLQLNLLSKSKVYEDPALSAIFLHNNYNYILKALEKSELIQLVAVTQKTAERSYREHIEQQIQTYQRSWLKVTDYISEKNLPVFQPGVKLRDKERQMIKERFKGFNDGLEELCKIQKAWAIPDMEQRDKIRQAQKNIVRETYGAFLHRYGSVPFTKNPEKYIKYRVEQVGDMIDRLFDTSA; encoded by the exons GTGTCTATTCTGTCATCCTTTGAGAGCCGCCTTATGAAGCTGGAGAACTCTATCATCCCTGTGCACAAGCAGACAGAGAACCTGCAGCGGCTGCAGGAGAATGTTGAGAAGACTCTGTCCTGCCTGGACCATGTCATCAGCTATTACCATGTGGCCAGTGACACTGAGAAAATCATCAGGGAGGG CCCTGCAGGCAGGCTGGAGGAGTACCTGGGGAGCATGGCCAAGATCCAGAAGGCTGTGGAGTATTTCCAGGACAATAGCCCAGACAGCCCAGAGCTCAACAAAGTG AAGCTGCTGTTCGAGCGCGGGAAGGAGTCGCTGGAGTCCGAGTTCCGCAGCCTGATGACCAGGCACAGCAAGGTCGTGTCCCCCGTGCTCATCCTGGACCTGATGAGCGGCGAGGACGAGCTGGAGGCGCAGGAGGAGGTGTCCCTGGAGCACCTGCCGGAGGGGGTGCTCCAGGACGTGACCCGCATCTCCCGCTGGCTGGTGGAGTACGGCCGCAACCAAG ATTTCATGAATGTCTACTACCAGATTCGCTCCAGCCAGCTAGACCGCTCCATCAAGGGCCTGAAGGAACATTTCCGGAAGAGCAGTTCTTCCTCTGGGGTTCCCTACTCCCCTGCTATCCCCAACAAGAGGAAAGACACGCCCACCAAGAAGCCCATCAAGAGGCCAG GTCACGAGCATGATTTCCGAGTTAAGCACCTGTCCGAGGCCCTGAACGACAAGCACGGGCTGCTGGCTG GGAGAGACGACACGCTGGACGTGGAGACGGACGCCTACATTCACTGCGTCAGTGCCTTCGTCAAGCTGGCCCAGAGCGAGTACCAGCTGCTGACGGACGTCATCCCTGAGCACCATCAGAAAAAGACCTTTGACTCCCTGATCCag gATGCGCTGGACGGTCTGATGCTCGAAGGCGAGAACATCGTGTCTGCTGCCCGGAAGGCCATCATTCGGCACGACTTCTCTGCCGTGCTCACCGTCTTCCCCATCCTGCGGCACCTCAAGCAGACCAAGCCTGAGTTTGACCAGGTGCTCCAG GGTACGGCCGCCAGCACCAAGAACAAGCTGCCGGGCCTCATCACCTCCATGGAGACCGTTGGAGCCAAGGCCCTGGAGGACTTTGCCGACAACATCAag AATGATCCGGACAAGGAATACAACATGCCCAAGGATGGCACCGTGCATGAGCTCACAAGCAAC GCCATCCTCTTCCTACAGCAGCTCCTGGACTTCCAGGAGACGGCAGGGGCCATGCTGGCCTCCCAAG AGACCAGTTCCTCCGCCACCAGCTACAGCTCAGAGTTCAGCAAGCGTCTGCTGAGCACGTACATCT GTAAGGTCCTGGGCAACCTGCAGCTCAACCTCCTGAGCAAGTCCAAGGTGTACGAGGACCCGGCCCTGAGCGCCATCTTCCTGCACAACAACTACAACTACATCCTCAAGGCCCTGGAGAA GTCTGAGCTGATCCAGCTGGTGGCCGTGACCCAGAAGACTGCTGAGCGCTCCTACCGGGAGCACATTGAGCAGCAGATCCAGACCTACCAGCGCAG CTGGTTAAAGGTGACTGACTACATCTCCGAGAAGAATCTACCTGTGTTCCAACCAGGAGTCAAG ctgaggGACAAGGAGCGGCAGATGATCAAGGAGCGGTTCAAG GGTTTCAATGATGGCCTTGAAGAATTATGCAAGATCCAGAAGGCCTGGGCTATTCCTGACATGGAGCAGAGAGACAAGATTCGCCAAGCTCAGAAAAACATTGTCAGGGAGACCTACGGGGCCTTTCTGCACAG GTATGGCAGCGTGCCCTTCACCAAGAACCCGGAGAAGTACATCAAGTACCGCGTGGAACAGGTGGGCGACATGATCGATCGGCTCTTTGACACATCCGCCTGA
- the EXOC7 gene encoding exocyst complex component 7 isoform X4, which yields MIPPQEASARRREIEDKLKQEEETLSFIRDSLEKSDQLTKNMVSILSSFESRLMKLENSIIPVHKQTENLQRLQENVEKTLSCLDHVISYYHVASDTEKIIREGPAGRLEEYLGSMAKIQKAVEYFQDNSPDSPELNKVKLLFERGKESLESEFRSLMTRHSKVVSPVLILDLMSGEDELEAQEEVSLEHLPEGVLQDVTRISRWLVEYGRNQDFMNVYYQIRSSQLDRSIKGLKEHFRKSSSSSGVPYSPAIPNKRKDTPTKKPIKRPGHEHDFRVKHLSEALNDKHGLLAGRDDTLDVETDAYIHCVSAFVKLAQSEYQLLTDVIPEHHQKKTFDSLIQDALDGLMLEGENIVSAARKAIIRHDFSAVLTVFPILRHLKQTKPEFDQVLQGTAASTKNKLPGLITSMETVGAKALEDFADNIKNDPDKEYNMPKDGTVHELTSNAILFLQQLLDFQETAGAMLASQVLGDTYNIPLDPRETSSSATSYSSEFSKRLLSTYICKVLGNLQLNLLSKSKVYEDPALSAIFLHNNYNYILKALEKSELIQLVAVTQKTAERSYREHIEQQIQTYQRSWLKVTDYISEKNLPVFQPGVKLRDKERQMIKERFKGFNDGLEELCKIQKAWAIPDMEQRDKIRQAQKNIVRETYGAFLHRYGSVPFTKNPEKYIKYRVEQVGDMIDRLFDTSA from the exons GTGTCTATTCTGTCATCCTTTGAGAGCCGCCTTATGAAGCTGGAGAACTCTATCATCCCTGTGCACAAGCAGACAGAGAACCTGCAGCGGCTGCAGGAGAATGTTGAGAAGACTCTGTCCTGCCTGGACCATGTCATCAGCTATTACCATGTGGCCAGTGACACTGAGAAAATCATCAGGGAGGG CCCTGCAGGCAGGCTGGAGGAGTACCTGGGGAGCATGGCCAAGATCCAGAAGGCTGTGGAGTATTTCCAGGACAATAGCCCAGACAGCCCAGAGCTCAACAAAGTG AAGCTGCTGTTCGAGCGCGGGAAGGAGTCGCTGGAGTCCGAGTTCCGCAGCCTGATGACCAGGCACAGCAAGGTCGTGTCCCCCGTGCTCATCCTGGACCTGATGAGCGGCGAGGACGAGCTGGAGGCGCAGGAGGAGGTGTCCCTGGAGCACCTGCCGGAGGGGGTGCTCCAGGACGTGACCCGCATCTCCCGCTGGCTGGTGGAGTACGGCCGCAACCAAG ATTTCATGAATGTCTACTACCAGATTCGCTCCAGCCAGCTAGACCGCTCCATCAAGGGCCTGAAGGAACATTTCCGGAAGAGCAGTTCTTCCTCTGGGGTTCCCTACTCCCCTGCTATCCCCAACAAGAGGAAAGACACGCCCACCAAGAAGCCCATCAAGAGGCCAG GTCACGAGCATGATTTCCGAGTTAAGCACCTGTCCGAGGCCCTGAACGACAAGCACGGGCTGCTGGCTG GGAGAGACGACACGCTGGACGTGGAGACGGACGCCTACATTCACTGCGTCAGTGCCTTCGTCAAGCTGGCCCAGAGCGAGTACCAGCTGCTGACGGACGTCATCCCTGAGCACCATCAGAAAAAGACCTTTGACTCCCTGATCCag gATGCGCTGGACGGTCTGATGCTCGAAGGCGAGAACATCGTGTCTGCTGCCCGGAAGGCCATCATTCGGCACGACTTCTCTGCCGTGCTCACCGTCTTCCCCATCCTGCGGCACCTCAAGCAGACCAAGCCTGAGTTTGACCAGGTGCTCCAG GGTACGGCCGCCAGCACCAAGAACAAGCTGCCGGGCCTCATCACCTCCATGGAGACCGTTGGAGCCAAGGCCCTGGAGGACTTTGCCGACAACATCAag AATGATCCGGACAAGGAATACAACATGCCCAAGGATGGCACCGTGCATGAGCTCACAAGCAAC GCCATCCTCTTCCTACAGCAGCTCCTGGACTTCCAGGAGACGGCAGGGGCCATGCTGGCCTCCCAAG TTCTTGGGGACACATACAATATTCCTTTAGACCCCCGAG AGACCAGTTCCTCCGCCACCAGCTACAGCTCAGAGTTCAGCAAGCGTCTGCTGAGCACGTACATCT GTAAGGTCCTGGGCAACCTGCAGCTCAACCTCCTGAGCAAGTCCAAGGTGTACGAGGACCCGGCCCTGAGCGCCATCTTCCTGCACAACAACTACAACTACATCCTCAAGGCCCTGGAGAA GTCTGAGCTGATCCAGCTGGTGGCCGTGACCCAGAAGACTGCTGAGCGCTCCTACCGGGAGCACATTGAGCAGCAGATCCAGACCTACCAGCGCAG CTGGTTAAAGGTGACTGACTACATCTCCGAGAAGAATCTACCTGTGTTCCAACCAGGAGTCAAG ctgaggGACAAGGAGCGGCAGATGATCAAGGAGCGGTTCAAG GGTTTCAATGATGGCCTTGAAGAATTATGCAAGATCCAGAAGGCCTGGGCTATTCCTGACATGGAGCAGAGAGACAAGATTCGCCAAGCTCAGAAAAACATTGTCAGGGAGACCTACGGGGCCTTTCTGCACAG GTATGGCAGCGTGCCCTTCACCAAGAACCCGGAGAAGTACATCAAGTACCGCGTGGAACAGGTGGGCGACATGATCGATCGGCTCTTTGACACATCCGCCTGA
- the EXOC7 gene encoding exocyst complex component 7 isoform X5, with the protein MIPPQEASARRREIEDKLKQEEETLSFIRDSLEKSDQLTKNMVSILSSFESRLMKLENSIIPVHKQTENLQRLQENVEKTLSCLDHVISYYHVASDTEKIIREGPAGRLEEYLGSMAKIQKAVEYFQDNSPDSPELNKVKLLFERGKESLESEFRSLMTRHSKVVSPVLILDLMSGEDELEAQEEVSLEHLPEGVLQDVTRISRWLVEYGRNQDFMNVYYQIRSSQLDRSIKGLKEHFRKSSSSSGVPYSPAIPNKRKDTPTKKPIKRPGTIRKAQNLLKQYSQHGLDGKKGGSNLIPLEGRDDTLDVETDAYIHCVSAFVKLAQSEYQLLTDVIPEHHQKKTFDSLIQDALDGLMLEGENIVSAARKAIIRHDFSAVLTVFPILRHLKQTKPEFDQVLQGTAASTKNKLPGLITSMETVGAKALEDFADNIKNDPDKEYNMPKDGTVHELTSNAILFLQQLLDFQETAGAMLASQETSSSATSYSSEFSKRLLSTYICKVLGNLQLNLLSKSKVYEDPALSAIFLHNNYNYILKALEKSELIQLVAVTQKTAERSYREHIEQQIQTYQRSWLKVTDYISEKNLPVFQPGVKLRDKERQMIKERFKGFNDGLEELCKIQKAWAIPDMEQRDKIRQAQKNIVRETYGAFLHRYGSVPFTKNPEKYIKYRVEQVGDMIDRLFDTSA; encoded by the exons GTGTCTATTCTGTCATCCTTTGAGAGCCGCCTTATGAAGCTGGAGAACTCTATCATCCCTGTGCACAAGCAGACAGAGAACCTGCAGCGGCTGCAGGAGAATGTTGAGAAGACTCTGTCCTGCCTGGACCATGTCATCAGCTATTACCATGTGGCCAGTGACACTGAGAAAATCATCAGGGAGGG CCCTGCAGGCAGGCTGGAGGAGTACCTGGGGAGCATGGCCAAGATCCAGAAGGCTGTGGAGTATTTCCAGGACAATAGCCCAGACAGCCCAGAGCTCAACAAAGTG AAGCTGCTGTTCGAGCGCGGGAAGGAGTCGCTGGAGTCCGAGTTCCGCAGCCTGATGACCAGGCACAGCAAGGTCGTGTCCCCCGTGCTCATCCTGGACCTGATGAGCGGCGAGGACGAGCTGGAGGCGCAGGAGGAGGTGTCCCTGGAGCACCTGCCGGAGGGGGTGCTCCAGGACGTGACCCGCATCTCCCGCTGGCTGGTGGAGTACGGCCGCAACCAAG ATTTCATGAATGTCTACTACCAGATTCGCTCCAGCCAGCTAGACCGCTCCATCAAGGGCCTGAAGGAACATTTCCGGAAGAGCAGTTCTTCCTCTGGGGTTCCCTACTCCCCTGCTATCCCCAACAAGAGGAAAGACACGCCCACCAAGAAGCCCATCAAGAGGCCAG GGACGATCCGTAAGGCTCAGAACCTTCTGAAACAGTATTCCCAGCATGGTCTAGATGGGAAAAAGGGGGGTTCTAACCTCATTCCTCTGGAAG GGAGAGACGACACGCTGGACGTGGAGACGGACGCCTACATTCACTGCGTCAGTGCCTTCGTCAAGCTGGCCCAGAGCGAGTACCAGCTGCTGACGGACGTCATCCCTGAGCACCATCAGAAAAAGACCTTTGACTCCCTGATCCag gATGCGCTGGACGGTCTGATGCTCGAAGGCGAGAACATCGTGTCTGCTGCCCGGAAGGCCATCATTCGGCACGACTTCTCTGCCGTGCTCACCGTCTTCCCCATCCTGCGGCACCTCAAGCAGACCAAGCCTGAGTTTGACCAGGTGCTCCAG GGTACGGCCGCCAGCACCAAGAACAAGCTGCCGGGCCTCATCACCTCCATGGAGACCGTTGGAGCCAAGGCCCTGGAGGACTTTGCCGACAACATCAag AATGATCCGGACAAGGAATACAACATGCCCAAGGATGGCACCGTGCATGAGCTCACAAGCAAC GCCATCCTCTTCCTACAGCAGCTCCTGGACTTCCAGGAGACGGCAGGGGCCATGCTGGCCTCCCAAG AGACCAGTTCCTCCGCCACCAGCTACAGCTCAGAGTTCAGCAAGCGTCTGCTGAGCACGTACATCT GTAAGGTCCTGGGCAACCTGCAGCTCAACCTCCTGAGCAAGTCCAAGGTGTACGAGGACCCGGCCCTGAGCGCCATCTTCCTGCACAACAACTACAACTACATCCTCAAGGCCCTGGAGAA GTCTGAGCTGATCCAGCTGGTGGCCGTGACCCAGAAGACTGCTGAGCGCTCCTACCGGGAGCACATTGAGCAGCAGATCCAGACCTACCAGCGCAG CTGGTTAAAGGTGACTGACTACATCTCCGAGAAGAATCTACCTGTGTTCCAACCAGGAGTCAAG ctgaggGACAAGGAGCGGCAGATGATCAAGGAGCGGTTCAAG GGTTTCAATGATGGCCTTGAAGAATTATGCAAGATCCAGAAGGCCTGGGCTATTCCTGACATGGAGCAGAGAGACAAGATTCGCCAAGCTCAGAAAAACATTGTCAGGGAGACCTACGGGGCCTTTCTGCACAG GTATGGCAGCGTGCCCTTCACCAAGAACCCGGAGAAGTACATCAAGTACCGCGTGGAACAGGTGGGCGACATGATCGATCGGCTCTTTGACACATCCGCCTGA